From the genome of Papaver somniferum cultivar HN1 chromosome 2, ASM357369v1, whole genome shotgun sequence, one region includes:
- the LOC113347596 gene encoding uncharacterized protein LOC113347596 isoform X1: MVVSGGGSRLEEGGETTSTEGTPMLSEEGSTIKKTIESIKEIVGNHSDADIYSMLKETNMDPNETAQKLLYQDPFHVVTRRRDKKKENTGFRRPAENTGFRRPAENTGFRRPAENTGFRRPAEPRKEPEHKVVVTRSQPPTNRNSRRGGYNHNIQSDAGTSREFRIVRDNRVNQNSPTETKPGSVQCSTSSNTQVAPNASEKSIGVRVDHRGAGTRNKEGTKPTAAHNGPSGSGRHAQDAYSNGTQGKEVFAQIRTRSPGSRVQNSKPYDSRPRSSASTTTNSVVGVYSSSSDPVHVPSPDSRSSGAVGAIKREVGVVGVRKQPSANTPKNSTITPSNSSLGKDVTVSSGSIETSTALNKTDQVSQPTVASGTVSSRSFSSSGKAHQPVAGHQKAPQASKAWKRKTSQKSSAANPGVIGKTSTSVARSPKNSAGLTKEAVDLQEKLPEVNIFENQHVIIPEHLRVPEADRSLLTFGTFDSSNSFVASGFQSFVGAEQPNAEPSEGVSAPPASTEDVNQIDILDAPSRNSESDSPASAHESAERPLPENNMSTSPRNLESYVDIGLVRNSSTSYTPAEPQEHHGPSEVPSFQVYDPQAAYDMRFYRSAMDESAQDQGLPQQEALTSHVANSIPASTVAMMQQQPVQQMYPQVHVSHYPNFMPYRQFISPMYVPPMVPSYSSNPAYAHPPNGSSYLLMPGTSSHMAATGLKYGTQQFKPIPAGNHPSGFGNFANPGGYAINAQGSIGVGSGLEDSARHNKYKDGSLGNIYIPNPQAETSEIWIQTPREIPGMQSNPYFNMQGQAPHGPYMQSHTGHASYNGATPQAAHVQFPGLYHPAAQPAQIGNPHHMVSGMGGNVGVPGAAPGGQVGPYQQSQMSHLNWAGNF, from the exons ATGGTGGTTTCTGGTGGTGGCTCAAGATTGGAAGAAGGAGGTGAAACAACATCAACAGAAGGAACTCCAATGTTATCAGAAGAAGGCTCAACTATAAAGAAAACTATAGAATCAATTAAAGAAATAGTTGGGAATCATTCTGATGCTGATATCTATTCTATGCTTAAAGAAACTAACATGGATCCTAATGAAACTGCACAGAAATTGTTATATCAAG ATCCGTTTCATGTAGTTACGAGGAGAAGAGacaagaagaaagag AATACAGGTTTCAGGCGTCCTGCAGAGAATACAGGTTTCAGGCGTCCTGCAGAGAATACAGGTTTCAGGCGTCCTGCAGAGAATACAGGTTTTAGGCGTCCTGCAGAGCCAAGAAAAGAGCCTGAGCATAAAGTGGTAGTGACAAGATCTCAACCACCTACAAATCGCAATTCTCGAAGAGGGGGATACAATCATAATATTCAATCTG ATGCAGGAACTAGCCGAGAGTTTCGTATTGTCAGAGATAACAGAGTTAATCAAAACTCACCTACAGAGACAAAGCCGGGATCAGTTCAGTGTTCGACTTCGTCAAACACACAGGTGGCACCTAATGCTTCTGAGAAGAG TATCGGGGTTCGAGTTGATCATAGGGGAGCAGGTACTAGAAATAAGGAAGGGACAAAGCCAACTGCAGCTCATAATGGACCCTCTGGCTCTGGCAGACATGCTCAAGATGCATATTCAAATGGGACGCAAGGGAAAGAGGTGTTCGCTCAGATTAGAACCCGCAGCCCGGGTTCTCGAGTGCAGAATTCAAAGCCTTACGATTCTCGACCTCGTTCTTCAGCATCCACAACTACAAATTCTGTAGTTGGAGTGTATTCATCATCCTCAGATCCTGTTCATGTGCCATCTCCTGATTCCCGATCTTCTGGCGCCGTTGGAGCTATCAAACGTGAAGTTGGAGTTGTTGGTGTACGCAAACAGCCTTCCGCAAATACGCCTAAAAATTCAACAATTACACCTTCAAATTCATCTCTGGGAAAAGATGTTACCGTGTCATCTGGCTCAATTGAAACCTCTACTGCACTAAACAAAACTGACCAAGTTAGTCAGCCAACTGTTGCTAGTGGTACCGTTAGCAGCAGATCATTCTCCAGTAGTGGTAAAGCACATCAGCCAGTTGCTGGCCATCAAAAAG CTCCCCAGGCCAGTAAGGCATGGAAACGAAAAACAAGTCAAAAGTCTAGCGCTGCCAATCCTGGAGTCATTGGGAAAACAAGCACCTCTGTTGCACGTTCCCCCAAGAATTCAGCAGGCTTGACAAAGGAGGCAGTTGATTTGCAGGAGAAGCTCCCAGAAGTGAATATATTTGAGAATCAGCATGTGATCATTCCTGAGCACCTCCGAGTTCCTGAGGCAGATCGATCTCTCCTTACCTTTGGGACCTTCGACTCCAGCAATAGTTTTGTTGCATCTGGGTTTCAGTCATTTGTAGGTGCAGAACAACCGAATGCCGAACCATCTGAAgg TGTTTCGGCTCCTCCGGCTTCAACTGAAGATGTGAACCAGATTGATATATTAGATGCTCCAtcaaggaattccgaatctgatTCTCCAGCATCGGCTCATGAGTCTGCTGAGCGTCCTTTGCCTGAAAATAACATGTCTACAAGTCCAAGGAATTTAGAAAGCTATGTCGACATTGGATTGGTTCGAAATAGTAGCACGTCATATACACCAGCTGAGCCGCAAGAACATCATGGCCCCTCTGAAGTGCCAAGTTTCCAA GTGTACGACCCGCAAGCTGCTTATGATATGCGATTCTACAGATCAGCAATGGATGAATCTGCACAGGACCAAGGTTTGCCACAACAAGAG GCCCTGACTTCGCATGTAGCGAATAGCATCCCTGCATCCACTGTGGCAATGATGCAACAACAACCTGTGCAACAAATGTATCCACAAGTTCATGTTTCCCATTACCCAAATTTCATGCCGTACCGCCAGTTTATCTCTCCCATGTATGTACCTCCTATGGTGCCCAGTTATTCCAGTAACCCTGCCTATGCCCATCCTCCAAATGGCAGCAGCTACTTGCTGATGCCAGGAACCAGCTCACACATGGCTGCCACTGGTCTCAAATACGGAACCCAACAATTTAAGCCCATTCCCGCCGGTAATCATCCTTCAGGGTTTGGAAATTTTGCAAATCCAGGCGGATATGCTATTAATGCCCAGGGCTCAATTGGGGTTGGTAGTGGACTTGAGGATTCAGCCAGGCACAACAAGTACAAAGATGGAAGCCTTGGAAACATTTATATTCCAAATCCCCAG GCGGAGACTTCTGAAATTTGGATTCAGACCCCAAGGGAGATTCCAGGAATGCAGTCAAATCCCTACTTCAACATGCAAGGGCAAGCACCACATGGGCCATACATGCAGTCACACACAGGTCATGCTTCTTACAACGGCGCTACACCACAAGCTGCACATGTGCAATTTCCTGGATTGTATCATCCGGCAGCACAACCTGCCCAGATAGGAAACCCCCATCACATGGTTTCTGGAATGGGGGGTAATGTTGGAGTGCCTGGGGCGGCTCCTGGAGGTCAAGTTGGTCCATACCAACAATCTCAAATGAGCCATCTCAATTGGGCAGGTAACTTCTAG
- the LOC113347596 gene encoding uncharacterized protein LOC113347596 isoform X2 → MVVSGGGSRLEEGGETTSTEGTPMLSEEGSTIKKTIESIKEIVGNHSDADIYSMLKETNMDPNETAQKLLYQDPFHVVTRRRDKKKENTGFRRPAENTGFRRPAENTGFRRPAENTGFRRPAEPRKEPEHKVVVTRSQPPTNRNSRRGGYNHNIQSGTSREFRIVRDNRVNQNSPTETKPGSVQCSTSSNTQVAPNASEKSIGVRVDHRGAGTRNKEGTKPTAAHNGPSGSGRHAQDAYSNGTQGKEVFAQIRTRSPGSRVQNSKPYDSRPRSSASTTTNSVVGVYSSSSDPVHVPSPDSRSSGAVGAIKREVGVVGVRKQPSANTPKNSTITPSNSSLGKDVTVSSGSIETSTALNKTDQVSQPTVASGTVSSRSFSSSGKAHQPVAGHQKAPQASKAWKRKTSQKSSAANPGVIGKTSTSVARSPKNSAGLTKEAVDLQEKLPEVNIFENQHVIIPEHLRVPEADRSLLTFGTFDSSNSFVASGFQSFVGAEQPNAEPSEGVSAPPASTEDVNQIDILDAPSRNSESDSPASAHESAERPLPENNMSTSPRNLESYVDIGLVRNSSTSYTPAEPQEHHGPSEVPSFQVYDPQAAYDMRFYRSAMDESAQDQGLPQQEALTSHVANSIPASTVAMMQQQPVQQMYPQVHVSHYPNFMPYRQFISPMYVPPMVPSYSSNPAYAHPPNGSSYLLMPGTSSHMAATGLKYGTQQFKPIPAGNHPSGFGNFANPGGYAINAQGSIGVGSGLEDSARHNKYKDGSLGNIYIPNPQAETSEIWIQTPREIPGMQSNPYFNMQGQAPHGPYMQSHTGHASYNGATPQAAHVQFPGLYHPAAQPAQIGNPHHMVSGMGGNVGVPGAAPGGQVGPYQQSQMSHLNWAGNF, encoded by the exons ATGGTGGTTTCTGGTGGTGGCTCAAGATTGGAAGAAGGAGGTGAAACAACATCAACAGAAGGAACTCCAATGTTATCAGAAGAAGGCTCAACTATAAAGAAAACTATAGAATCAATTAAAGAAATAGTTGGGAATCATTCTGATGCTGATATCTATTCTATGCTTAAAGAAACTAACATGGATCCTAATGAAACTGCACAGAAATTGTTATATCAAG ATCCGTTTCATGTAGTTACGAGGAGAAGAGacaagaagaaagag AATACAGGTTTCAGGCGTCCTGCAGAGAATACAGGTTTCAGGCGTCCTGCAGAGAATACAGGTTTCAGGCGTCCTGCAGAGAATACAGGTTTTAGGCGTCCTGCAGAGCCAAGAAAAGAGCCTGAGCATAAAGTGGTAGTGACAAGATCTCAACCACCTACAAATCGCAATTCTCGAAGAGGGGGATACAATCATAATATTCAATCTG GAACTAGCCGAGAGTTTCGTATTGTCAGAGATAACAGAGTTAATCAAAACTCACCTACAGAGACAAAGCCGGGATCAGTTCAGTGTTCGACTTCGTCAAACACACAGGTGGCACCTAATGCTTCTGAGAAGAG TATCGGGGTTCGAGTTGATCATAGGGGAGCAGGTACTAGAAATAAGGAAGGGACAAAGCCAACTGCAGCTCATAATGGACCCTCTGGCTCTGGCAGACATGCTCAAGATGCATATTCAAATGGGACGCAAGGGAAAGAGGTGTTCGCTCAGATTAGAACCCGCAGCCCGGGTTCTCGAGTGCAGAATTCAAAGCCTTACGATTCTCGACCTCGTTCTTCAGCATCCACAACTACAAATTCTGTAGTTGGAGTGTATTCATCATCCTCAGATCCTGTTCATGTGCCATCTCCTGATTCCCGATCTTCTGGCGCCGTTGGAGCTATCAAACGTGAAGTTGGAGTTGTTGGTGTACGCAAACAGCCTTCCGCAAATACGCCTAAAAATTCAACAATTACACCTTCAAATTCATCTCTGGGAAAAGATGTTACCGTGTCATCTGGCTCAATTGAAACCTCTACTGCACTAAACAAAACTGACCAAGTTAGTCAGCCAACTGTTGCTAGTGGTACCGTTAGCAGCAGATCATTCTCCAGTAGTGGTAAAGCACATCAGCCAGTTGCTGGCCATCAAAAAG CTCCCCAGGCCAGTAAGGCATGGAAACGAAAAACAAGTCAAAAGTCTAGCGCTGCCAATCCTGGAGTCATTGGGAAAACAAGCACCTCTGTTGCACGTTCCCCCAAGAATTCAGCAGGCTTGACAAAGGAGGCAGTTGATTTGCAGGAGAAGCTCCCAGAAGTGAATATATTTGAGAATCAGCATGTGATCATTCCTGAGCACCTCCGAGTTCCTGAGGCAGATCGATCTCTCCTTACCTTTGGGACCTTCGACTCCAGCAATAGTTTTGTTGCATCTGGGTTTCAGTCATTTGTAGGTGCAGAACAACCGAATGCCGAACCATCTGAAgg TGTTTCGGCTCCTCCGGCTTCAACTGAAGATGTGAACCAGATTGATATATTAGATGCTCCAtcaaggaattccgaatctgatTCTCCAGCATCGGCTCATGAGTCTGCTGAGCGTCCTTTGCCTGAAAATAACATGTCTACAAGTCCAAGGAATTTAGAAAGCTATGTCGACATTGGATTGGTTCGAAATAGTAGCACGTCATATACACCAGCTGAGCCGCAAGAACATCATGGCCCCTCTGAAGTGCCAAGTTTCCAA GTGTACGACCCGCAAGCTGCTTATGATATGCGATTCTACAGATCAGCAATGGATGAATCTGCACAGGACCAAGGTTTGCCACAACAAGAG GCCCTGACTTCGCATGTAGCGAATAGCATCCCTGCATCCACTGTGGCAATGATGCAACAACAACCTGTGCAACAAATGTATCCACAAGTTCATGTTTCCCATTACCCAAATTTCATGCCGTACCGCCAGTTTATCTCTCCCATGTATGTACCTCCTATGGTGCCCAGTTATTCCAGTAACCCTGCCTATGCCCATCCTCCAAATGGCAGCAGCTACTTGCTGATGCCAGGAACCAGCTCACACATGGCTGCCACTGGTCTCAAATACGGAACCCAACAATTTAAGCCCATTCCCGCCGGTAATCATCCTTCAGGGTTTGGAAATTTTGCAAATCCAGGCGGATATGCTATTAATGCCCAGGGCTCAATTGGGGTTGGTAGTGGACTTGAGGATTCAGCCAGGCACAACAAGTACAAAGATGGAAGCCTTGGAAACATTTATATTCCAAATCCCCAG GCGGAGACTTCTGAAATTTGGATTCAGACCCCAAGGGAGATTCCAGGAATGCAGTCAAATCCCTACTTCAACATGCAAGGGCAAGCACCACATGGGCCATACATGCAGTCACACACAGGTCATGCTTCTTACAACGGCGCTACACCACAAGCTGCACATGTGCAATTTCCTGGATTGTATCATCCGGCAGCACAACCTGCCCAGATAGGAAACCCCCATCACATGGTTTCTGGAATGGGGGGTAATGTTGGAGTGCCTGGGGCGGCTCCTGGAGGTCAAGTTGGTCCATACCAACAATCTCAAATGAGCCATCTCAATTGGGCAGGTAACTTCTAG
- the LOC113347596 gene encoding uncharacterized protein LOC113347596 isoform X3, which produces MVVSGGGSRLEEGGETTSTEGTPMLSEEGSTIKKTIESIKEIVGNHSDADIYSMLKETNMDPNETAQKLLYQDPFHVVTRRRDKKKENTGFRRPAENTGFRRPAENTGFRRPAEPRKEPEHKVVVTRSQPPTNRNSRRGGYNHNIQSDAGTSREFRIVRDNRVNQNSPTETKPGSVQCSTSSNTQVAPNASEKSIGVRVDHRGAGTRNKEGTKPTAAHNGPSGSGRHAQDAYSNGTQGKEVFAQIRTRSPGSRVQNSKPYDSRPRSSASTTTNSVVGVYSSSSDPVHVPSPDSRSSGAVGAIKREVGVVGVRKQPSANTPKNSTITPSNSSLGKDVTVSSGSIETSTALNKTDQVSQPTVASGTVSSRSFSSSGKAHQPVAGHQKAPQASKAWKRKTSQKSSAANPGVIGKTSTSVARSPKNSAGLTKEAVDLQEKLPEVNIFENQHVIIPEHLRVPEADRSLLTFGTFDSSNSFVASGFQSFVGAEQPNAEPSEGVSAPPASTEDVNQIDILDAPSRNSESDSPASAHESAERPLPENNMSTSPRNLESYVDIGLVRNSSTSYTPAEPQEHHGPSEVPSFQVYDPQAAYDMRFYRSAMDESAQDQGLPQQEALTSHVANSIPASTVAMMQQQPVQQMYPQVHVSHYPNFMPYRQFISPMYVPPMVPSYSSNPAYAHPPNGSSYLLMPGTSSHMAATGLKYGTQQFKPIPAGNHPSGFGNFANPGGYAINAQGSIGVGSGLEDSARHNKYKDGSLGNIYIPNPQAETSEIWIQTPREIPGMQSNPYFNMQGQAPHGPYMQSHTGHASYNGATPQAAHVQFPGLYHPAAQPAQIGNPHHMVSGMGGNVGVPGAAPGGQVGPYQQSQMSHLNWAGNF; this is translated from the exons ATGGTGGTTTCTGGTGGTGGCTCAAGATTGGAAGAAGGAGGTGAAACAACATCAACAGAAGGAACTCCAATGTTATCAGAAGAAGGCTCAACTATAAAGAAAACTATAGAATCAATTAAAGAAATAGTTGGGAATCATTCTGATGCTGATATCTATTCTATGCTTAAAGAAACTAACATGGATCCTAATGAAACTGCACAGAAATTGTTATATCAAG ATCCGTTTCATGTAGTTACGAGGAGAAGAGacaagaagaaagag AATACAGGTTTCAGGCGTCCTGCAGAGAATACAGGTTTCAGGCGTCCTGCAGAGAATACAGGTTTTAGGCGTCCTGCAGAGCCAAGAAAAGAGCCTGAGCATAAAGTGGTAGTGACAAGATCTCAACCACCTACAAATCGCAATTCTCGAAGAGGGGGATACAATCATAATATTCAATCTG ATGCAGGAACTAGCCGAGAGTTTCGTATTGTCAGAGATAACAGAGTTAATCAAAACTCACCTACAGAGACAAAGCCGGGATCAGTTCAGTGTTCGACTTCGTCAAACACACAGGTGGCACCTAATGCTTCTGAGAAGAG TATCGGGGTTCGAGTTGATCATAGGGGAGCAGGTACTAGAAATAAGGAAGGGACAAAGCCAACTGCAGCTCATAATGGACCCTCTGGCTCTGGCAGACATGCTCAAGATGCATATTCAAATGGGACGCAAGGGAAAGAGGTGTTCGCTCAGATTAGAACCCGCAGCCCGGGTTCTCGAGTGCAGAATTCAAAGCCTTACGATTCTCGACCTCGTTCTTCAGCATCCACAACTACAAATTCTGTAGTTGGAGTGTATTCATCATCCTCAGATCCTGTTCATGTGCCATCTCCTGATTCCCGATCTTCTGGCGCCGTTGGAGCTATCAAACGTGAAGTTGGAGTTGTTGGTGTACGCAAACAGCCTTCCGCAAATACGCCTAAAAATTCAACAATTACACCTTCAAATTCATCTCTGGGAAAAGATGTTACCGTGTCATCTGGCTCAATTGAAACCTCTACTGCACTAAACAAAACTGACCAAGTTAGTCAGCCAACTGTTGCTAGTGGTACCGTTAGCAGCAGATCATTCTCCAGTAGTGGTAAAGCACATCAGCCAGTTGCTGGCCATCAAAAAG CTCCCCAGGCCAGTAAGGCATGGAAACGAAAAACAAGTCAAAAGTCTAGCGCTGCCAATCCTGGAGTCATTGGGAAAACAAGCACCTCTGTTGCACGTTCCCCCAAGAATTCAGCAGGCTTGACAAAGGAGGCAGTTGATTTGCAGGAGAAGCTCCCAGAAGTGAATATATTTGAGAATCAGCATGTGATCATTCCTGAGCACCTCCGAGTTCCTGAGGCAGATCGATCTCTCCTTACCTTTGGGACCTTCGACTCCAGCAATAGTTTTGTTGCATCTGGGTTTCAGTCATTTGTAGGTGCAGAACAACCGAATGCCGAACCATCTGAAgg TGTTTCGGCTCCTCCGGCTTCAACTGAAGATGTGAACCAGATTGATATATTAGATGCTCCAtcaaggaattccgaatctgatTCTCCAGCATCGGCTCATGAGTCTGCTGAGCGTCCTTTGCCTGAAAATAACATGTCTACAAGTCCAAGGAATTTAGAAAGCTATGTCGACATTGGATTGGTTCGAAATAGTAGCACGTCATATACACCAGCTGAGCCGCAAGAACATCATGGCCCCTCTGAAGTGCCAAGTTTCCAA GTGTACGACCCGCAAGCTGCTTATGATATGCGATTCTACAGATCAGCAATGGATGAATCTGCACAGGACCAAGGTTTGCCACAACAAGAG GCCCTGACTTCGCATGTAGCGAATAGCATCCCTGCATCCACTGTGGCAATGATGCAACAACAACCTGTGCAACAAATGTATCCACAAGTTCATGTTTCCCATTACCCAAATTTCATGCCGTACCGCCAGTTTATCTCTCCCATGTATGTACCTCCTATGGTGCCCAGTTATTCCAGTAACCCTGCCTATGCCCATCCTCCAAATGGCAGCAGCTACTTGCTGATGCCAGGAACCAGCTCACACATGGCTGCCACTGGTCTCAAATACGGAACCCAACAATTTAAGCCCATTCCCGCCGGTAATCATCCTTCAGGGTTTGGAAATTTTGCAAATCCAGGCGGATATGCTATTAATGCCCAGGGCTCAATTGGGGTTGGTAGTGGACTTGAGGATTCAGCCAGGCACAACAAGTACAAAGATGGAAGCCTTGGAAACATTTATATTCCAAATCCCCAG GCGGAGACTTCTGAAATTTGGATTCAGACCCCAAGGGAGATTCCAGGAATGCAGTCAAATCCCTACTTCAACATGCAAGGGCAAGCACCACATGGGCCATACATGCAGTCACACACAGGTCATGCTTCTTACAACGGCGCTACACCACAAGCTGCACATGTGCAATTTCCTGGATTGTATCATCCGGCAGCACAACCTGCCCAGATAGGAAACCCCCATCACATGGTTTCTGGAATGGGGGGTAATGTTGGAGTGCCTGGGGCGGCTCCTGGAGGTCAAGTTGGTCCATACCAACAATCTCAAATGAGCCATCTCAATTGGGCAGGTAACTTCTAG